A DNA window from Halichondria panicea chromosome 16, odHalPani1.1, whole genome shotgun sequence contains the following coding sequences:
- the LOC135350228 gene encoding uncharacterized protein LOC135350228, with protein sequence MTEIVETTPAPPPADSGSVYGWLSTNPMASSAGNALYAAYEGSKGYSRASDYALGTIESSVKFAAGTAAPLVKKLDKPIHAVDSFTAKQLTKLEEKVPAIKSEPAEVMTYLTESKDAITTKISDGHTAVKTRISEGKEAITSRVVASKDAVVSKVQAGTEALSQTRVVTMASQGKDAIVSKVSEGKEAITSRVVASKDAVVSKVQAGTEALSQTRVVTMASQGKDAIVSKVSEGKEAVTTRITAGKDALYSSVQSGASAVANTRAGILVGSGLDRTLTATENIVDYFIPAEENEKELLSESVKIKESVEMTTIKSTEEGTVTEEVEEDVVVVEDCQNCQKCENCLGQVEKSGRIERIKTLSRKVKLRIYYRSMRRLQSVQQQSKSSLEQLKAAVDLLKLSRDLREKAGQQYENISSTLKDLQDHVKEMLSRTAQGEENKVTWLPDETEEDSQIEWLKPKPTRFQSTLDYSKQLSERVYSGLKSISGATSYLPHHLKGGATQAYDYAQELYTQLKPVQTPSDLSKKALDRISEIVDTQLGYIRGLGTYLTSVLKRGRTEETTEADDDDNKSDNGELSEDEQDDDDDLSVDPSTSQPPGSESEDDPTDEEAA encoded by the exons ATGACTGAAATTGTTGAAACAACCCCAGCTCCTCCACCGGCTGACTCTGGATCAGTGTACGGATGGCTCTCCACCAACCCTATGGCCTCTTCTGCTGGGAACGCTCTCTACGCTGCGTATGAAGGCTCTAAAGGCTACAGCAGGGCCAGTGACTATGCTCTGGGCACCATTGAAAGCTCTGTAAAGTTTGCTGCTGGGACAGCAGCTCCTCTTGTCAAGAAATTGGACAAACCAA TTCATGCAGTCGACTCATTTACTGCAAAACAACTGACGAAACTCGAGGAGAAGGTGCCTGCTATCAAGTCTGAGCCTGCTGAAGTGATGACCTACCTCACCGAGAGCAAGGATGCTATCACCACTAAAATCAGCGATGGGCACACAGCCGTCAAGACCCGCATCTCCGAGGGGAAAGAAGCTATTACGAGTCGTGTGGTTGCTAGCAAAGATGCGGTTGTCTCTAAAGTTCAAGCAGGGACCGAGGCACTCTCTCAGACTCGTGTTGTTACCATGGCTAGCCAAGGAAAGGATGCCATTGTCAGTAAAGTCTCCGAAGGGAAAGAAGCTATTACGAGTCGTGTGGTTGCTAGCAAAGATGCGGTTGTCTCTAAAGTTCAAGCAGGGACCGAGGCACTCTCCCAGACCCGTGTTGTTACCATGGCCAGCCAAGGAAAGGATGCCATTGTCAGTAAAGTCTCCGAAGGAAAAGAAGCTGTGACTACTCGAATTACAGCTGGCAAAGATGCACTGTACTCTTCTGTACAATCAGGTGCTTCTGCTGTGGCCAACACACGAGCTGGCATCCTTGTAGGTAGCGGACTCGATCGTACCCTGACTGCCACTGAGAACATTGTCGATTACTTCATCCCAGCCGAAGAAAACGAGAAGGAGCTTCTATCAGAGTCTGTCAAGATCAAAGAATCGGTTGAGATGACCACTATCAAGTCCACCGAGGAAGGCACCGTTACTGAGGAGGTCGAGGAAGATGTGGTTGTGGTGGAAGATTGCCAAAATTGCCAGAAATGTGAAAATTGTCTCGGACAAGTTGAAAAAAGTGGCCGAATTGAACGTATCAAGACTCTCTCTCGAAAGGTCAAGCTTCGAATCTACTACCGTTCCATGCGTCGTCTACAAAGTGTGCAACAGCAGAGCAAATCCTCCTTGGAGCAGCTCAAAGCAGCCGTTGATCTG CTCAAGTTGTCTCGGGACCTCCGTGAGAAGGCCGGCCAACAGTACGAAAACATCTCCTCTACACTCAAGGACCTTCAAGATCATGTCAAGGAAATGCTCTCACGTACGGCCCAAGGGGAGGAGAACAAGGTCACCTGGTTACCTGACGAGACTGAAGAAGACAGCCAGATCGAATGGCTCAAACCCAAACCCACACGATTTCAATCCACCCTGGACTATTCCAAACAGCTGAGCGAGAGAGTGTATTCTGGTCTCAAGTCCATCTCTGGTGCCACCTCTTATCTTCCCCACCATCTGAAGGGAGGGGCCACTCAGGCTTATGACTACGCCCAGGAACTCTACACTCAACTCAAACCC GTGCAAACCCCAAGTGACCTCTCTAAGAAAGCTCTGGACCGTATCTCTGAAATCGTGGACACACAACTCGGATATATTCGTGGACTTGGAACTTACCTGACCTCTGTGCTTAAG cgTGGGCGTACTGAGGAGACCACTGAAgctgatgatgatgataataaGAGTGACAATGGAGAATTGAGTGAGGATGAAcaagatgatgatgatgacctGTCTGTTGACCCCTCCACCTCTCAGCCCCCAG GGAGTGAGAGCGAGGATGATCCCACTGATGAAGAGGCTGCCTAA